In Cucurbita pepo subsp. pepo cultivar mu-cu-16 chromosome LG04, ASM280686v2, whole genome shotgun sequence, the following are encoded in one genomic region:
- the LOC111793500 gene encoding 7-deoxyloganetin glucosyltransferase-like isoform X2: MDCDMMTSDKPHAVCIPVPLLSHVMAMLNVAKLLHQRGFFITFVITDYVHKRIIKSRGPNSLDGILNFQFKTIADGIMAQGTDIEAPQDMAAICIAISNNFIAPFRSLLSQLNHEATPPVSCIVSDGGLSSFTIKAAMEFNIPIAHLWSVSPCSFLGFMHFGDLVKRGVIPFKDESYLSNGYLNTTIDWIPGMKSIRLKDLPSFIRTSNPNDIFLKYFIEQTKWTRKASAIILNTFDALDHEVLDALSSMLPPIYTIGPHHLLSRQIKDQSEEAIATNYWEDNHECITWLDSKEPNSVIYVNFGSITIMTFNQITEFAWGLANSKQPFLWIIRPDLVNSDSLILSHDFLEETKGIGMIASWCAQEEVLKHPSIKGFLTHNGWNSTLESICGGVPMISWPYFADQPTTCLYCCEKWGIALEIDNDVKRDGVESCIKELMEGKKGEDMKAKVMELKRKAEESCRHGGSSYFNLNKLITDVLLSKCYGEVK; encoded by the exons CACTTCTAAGTCATGTTATGGCAATGCTAAATGTTGCAAAACTTCTCCACCAAAGAGGCTTTTTCATAACATTTGTCATCACAGACTATGTTCATAAGCGCATAATCAAGTCAAGAGGCCCCAATTCTCTTGATGGTATTCTTAACTTTCAGTTCAAAACCATTGCCGATGGTATTATGGCGCAGGGCACTGATATTGAGGCACCACAGGACATGGCCGCTATTTGTATAGCCATTTCTAACAATTTCATAGCTCCATTTCGTAGCCTACTTTCTCAACTCAATCATGAGGCTACTCCGCCAGTTAGTTGTATTGTTAGTGATGGTGGTTTGTCGTCGTTCACCATTAAAGCTGCCATGGAATTTAACATTCCTATTGCACACTTGTGGTCTGTTAGTCCTTGCAGCTTTCTGGGTTTTATGCATTTTGGTGATCTTGTCAAGCGAGGGGTAATTCCATTTAAAG ATGAGAGCTATTTAAGCAATGGCTATCTCAATACTACTATAGATTGGATTCCAGGGATGAAGAGTATAAGACTTAAAGATCTACCAAGTTTCATTCGAACAAGTAATCCAAATGATatctttttgaaatattttatcgaGCAAACAAAGTGGACTCGAAAAGCTTCCGCTATTATATTGAACACTTTTGATGCACTAGATCATGAAGTTTTGGATGCTCTTTCTTCAATGCTTCCTCCAATTTATACTATTGGTCCACATCACTTACTTTCAAGGCAAATCAAGGACCAAAGTGAAGAAGCAATAGCTACAAATTATTGGGAAGATAATCATGAGTGCATCACATGGCTTGATTCCAAGGAACCCAACTCAGTGATTTACGTAAATTTTGGAAGCATAACTATAATGACATTTAACCAAATCACTGAATTTGCATGGGGCCTTGCAAATAGCAAACAACCCTTTTTATGGATCATAAGGCCTGATCTTGTCAATAGCGATTCACTCATTTTATCCCATGATTTTCTGGAAGAAACAAAGGGAATTGGGATGATAGCTAGCTGGTGTGCTCAAGAGGAGGTTCTAAAGCACCCATCAATAAAAGGGTTTTTAACTCATAATGGATGGAATTCAACCCTTGAAAGCATATGTGGTGGAGTGCCAATGATATCATGGCCATACTTCGCCGATCAACCAACAACTTGTCTATATTGTTGTGAGAAATGGGGCATTGCATTGGAAATAGATAATGATGTGAAGAGAGATGGAGTTGAGAGTTGTATCAAAGAGCTtatggaaggaaagaaaggcGAAGACATGAAAGCCAAAGTTATGgagttgaaaagaaaagctgAGGAATCATGTAGACATGGAGGCTCTTCTTACTTTAACTTGAACAAGCTAATAACCGACGTCCTATTATCGAAATGCTATGGTGAAGTGAAGTAG
- the LOC111793500 gene encoding 7-deoxyloganetin glucosyltransferase-like isoform X1 — MMTSDKPHAVCIPVPLLSHVMAMLNVAKLLHQRGFFITFVITDYVHKRIIKSRGPNSLDGILNFQFKTIADGIMAQGTDIEAPQDMAAICIAISNNFIAPFRSLLSQLNHEATPPVSCIVSDGGLSSFTIKAAMEFNIPIAHLWSVSPCSFLGFMHFGDLVKRGVIPFKDESYLSNGYLNTTIDWIPGMKSIRLKDLPSFIRTSNPNDIFLKYFIEQTKWTRKASAIILNTFDALDHEVLDALSSMLPPIYTIGPHHLLSRQIKDQSEEAIATNYWEDNHECITWLDSKEPNSVIYVNFGSITIMTFNQITEFAWGLANSKQPFLWIIRPDLVNSDSLILSHDFLEETKGIGMIASWCAQEEVLKHPSIKGFLTHNGWNSTLESICGGVPMISWPYFADQPTTCLYCCEKWGIALEIDNDVKRDGVESCIKELMEGKKGEDMKAKVMELKRKAEESCRHGGSSYFNLNKLITDVLLSKCYGEVK; from the exons CACTTCTAAGTCATGTTATGGCAATGCTAAATGTTGCAAAACTTCTCCACCAAAGAGGCTTTTTCATAACATTTGTCATCACAGACTATGTTCATAAGCGCATAATCAAGTCAAGAG GCCCCAATTCTCTTGATGGTATTCTTAACTTTCAGTTCAAAACCATTGCCGATGGTATTATGGCGCAGGGCACTGATATTGAGGCACCACAGGACATGGCCGCTATTTGTATAGCCATTTCTAACAATTTCATAGCTCCATTTCGTAGCCTACTTTCTCAACTCAATCATGAGGCTACTCCGCCAGTTAGTTGTATTGTTAGTGATGGTGGTTTGTCGTCGTTCACCATTAAAGCTGCCATGGAATTTAACATTCCTATTGCACACTTGTGGTCTGTTAGTCCTTGCAGCTTTCTGGGTTTTATGCATTTTGGTGATCTTGTCAAGCGAGGGGTAATTCCATTTAAAG ATGAGAGCTATTTAAGCAATGGCTATCTCAATACTACTATAGATTGGATTCCAGGGATGAAGAGTATAAGACTTAAAGATCTACCAAGTTTCATTCGAACAAGTAATCCAAATGATatctttttgaaatattttatcgaGCAAACAAAGTGGACTCGAAAAGCTTCCGCTATTATATTGAACACTTTTGATGCACTAGATCATGAAGTTTTGGATGCTCTTTCTTCAATGCTTCCTCCAATTTATACTATTGGTCCACATCACTTACTTTCAAGGCAAATCAAGGACCAAAGTGAAGAAGCAATAGCTACAAATTATTGGGAAGATAATCATGAGTGCATCACATGGCTTGATTCCAAGGAACCCAACTCAGTGATTTACGTAAATTTTGGAAGCATAACTATAATGACATTTAACCAAATCACTGAATTTGCATGGGGCCTTGCAAATAGCAAACAACCCTTTTTATGGATCATAAGGCCTGATCTTGTCAATAGCGATTCACTCATTTTATCCCATGATTTTCTGGAAGAAACAAAGGGAATTGGGATGATAGCTAGCTGGTGTGCTCAAGAGGAGGTTCTAAAGCACCCATCAATAAAAGGGTTTTTAACTCATAATGGATGGAATTCAACCCTTGAAAGCATATGTGGTGGAGTGCCAATGATATCATGGCCATACTTCGCCGATCAACCAACAACTTGTCTATATTGTTGTGAGAAATGGGGCATTGCATTGGAAATAGATAATGATGTGAAGAGAGATGGAGTTGAGAGTTGTATCAAAGAGCTtatggaaggaaagaaaggcGAAGACATGAAAGCCAAAGTTATGgagttgaaaagaaaagctgAGGAATCATGTAGACATGGAGGCTCTTCTTACTTTAACTTGAACAAGCTAATAACCGACGTCCTATTATCGAAATGCTATGGTGAAGTGAAGTAG
- the LOC111793503 gene encoding polygalacturonase-like translates to MTNFLFSLLFIIIIFFPPSLGARTYNVVSFGAKPDGRTVSTAPFLKAWASACNSAAPSSIYVPKGRFLLKGIMFKGPCKNQITFRIDGTLVAPSDYRGLGDSDSWILFSKVNKVSVVGGTLDAQGASYWACKKSGKNCPIGAPSMTFNWANNIVINGLTSINSRQTHLVINGCKKVLVQNVKAIAPDQSPNTDGIHVQTSTDVTITSSTLQTGDDCVSIGAGTYNLFMTNLKCGPGHGVSIGSLGKEFNEDGVQNITLKDSIFTGSDNGIRIKTWARPSKGFVRNILFDNIIMNNAKNPIVIDQNYCPDNKGCPRQSSGVQISKVTYRNIRGTSATPEGVNFDCSVTNPCKEIKLQNIKLLYKNKAAMSSCKNVRGSANAMLMPRSCL, encoded by the exons atgaccaactttctcttctctcttctctttataatcatcatcttcttcccacCATCATTGGGTGCTCGTACCTATAATGTTGTCAGTTTTGGAGCTAAGCCTGATGGCCGAACGGTGTCCACTGCCCCTTTTCTCAAGGCTTGGGCGTCTGCTTGTAACTCGGCTGCACCATCTTCCATTTATGTTCCTAAGGGAAGGTTCCTACTCAAAGGCATTATGTTCAAAGGCCCTTGTAAGAACCAAATCACATTCCGAATAGATGGCACGCTTGTGGCTCCCTCTGATTATCGTGGCCTTGGAGATTCGGATTCTTGGATTTTGTTCTCTAAAGTTAACAAAGTTTCTGTCGTCGGGGGTACTCTTGATGCACAGGGTGCTAGTTATTGGGCGTGCAAGAAATCGGGGAAGAATTGCCCTATTGGAGCTCCG TCAATGACATTCAATTGGGCAAACAACATTGTGATCAATGGATTAACGTCGATCAATAGCCGACAAACTCATCTCGTAATCAATGGCTGCAAGAAGGTGCTTGTTCAAAATGTGAAGGCAATAGCGCCAGACCAAAGCCCCAACACAGATGGAATTCACGTTCAAACTTCTACGGATGTTACAATCACTAGCAGTACGCTACAAACAGGAGACGATTGTGTATCAATCGGTGCCGGAACTTATAATTTGTTCATGACTAATCTCAAATGTGGACCAGGCCATGGCGTAAG CATTGGAAGCTTGGGCAAGGAGTTCAACGAAGATGGAGTTCAAAACATAACCTTAAAGGACTCAATATTCACAGGGTCCGACAATGGCATAAGGATAAAAACATGGGCTAGACCAAGCAAAGGCTTTGTCAGGAACATCCTCTTCGACAACATTATCATGAACAATGCCAAAAATCCAATCGTAATCGATCAAAATTACTGCCCCGATAACAAAGGTTGTCCTAGACAGAGTTCGGGCGTACAAATCAGCAAAGTTACGTACCGAAATATTCGAGGAACATCGGCAACCCCAGAAGGTGTGAATTTCGATTGCAGTGTTACAAATCCATGCAAAGAGATAAAGCTACAAAACATAAAGCTTCTTTATAAGAACAAAGCAGCCATGTCGTCATGCAAGAACGTTCGTGGATCCGCTAATGCCATGTTGATGCCTCGGAGCTGCTTGTAG
- the LOC111793502 gene encoding 7-deoxyloganetin glucosyltransferase-like, translated as MMMSDKPHAVCIPVPVLSHVKAMLSVAKLLHQRGFFITFVITDYVHKRIIKSRGPNSLDAILNFQFKTIADGIMPEDADIEAPQDLASICIAISNHFLAPFRCLLSQLNHEPTPPVSCIVSDGCMSSFTIKAAMEFNVPIAHLWPISPCSLLGCMHFDELVKRGVTPFQDESYLSNDYLNTTIDWIPGMKNIKLKYLPSFIRTTDPNDIFLNFLVEQTKWTRKASAIILNTFDALDHEVLDALSSLLPPIYTIGPLHLLSRQIKDQSEAIATNFWEENHECITWLDSKEPNSVIYVNFGSITIMTLNQITEFAWGLANSKNPFLWIIRPDLVKSDSPILSLDFLEKTKGIGMIASWCAQEEVLNHPSIKGFLTHNGWNSTLESICGGVPMISWPYLGDQPTTCLYCCEKWGIALEIDNDVKRDGVENCIKELMEGKKGEDMKAKVMELKSKAEESYRHGGSSYLNLDKLITDVLLLKCYREVK; from the exons atgatgatgagtgatAAGCCTCATGCTGTGTGCATCCCAGTTCCAGTTCTAAGTCATGTTAAGGCAATGCTAAGTGTTGCAAAACTTCTCCACCAAAGAGGCTTTTTCATAACATTTGTCATCACAGACTATGTTCATAAGCGCATAATCAAGTCTAGAGGCCCCAATTCTCTTGATGCCATTCTTAACTTTCAGTTCAAAACCATTGCCGATGGTATTATGCCGGAGGATGCTGATATTGAGGCACCACAGGACTTGGCCTCTATTTGTATAGCCATTTCTAACCATTTCTTAGCTCCATTTCGTTGCCTACTTTCTCAACTCAATCATGAGCCTACACCGCCAGTTAGTTGCATTGTTAGTGATGGTTGTATGTCGTCGTTCACTATTAAAGCTGCCATGGAATTTAACGTTCCTATTGCACACTTGTGGCCTATTAGTCCTTGCAGCTTGCTTGGTTGTATGCACTTTGATGAACTTGTCAAACGAGGGGTAACTCCATTTCAAG ATGAGAGCTATTTAAGCAATGACTATCTCAATACTACTATTGATTGGATTCCCGGGATGAAGAATATAAAACTTAAGTATCTACCAAGTTTTATAAGAACAACGGATCCAAATGAtatctttttgaattttttggtCGAGCAAACAAAGTGGACTCGAAAAGCTTCCGCTATTATATTGAACACTTTTGATGCACTCGATCATGAAGTTTTGGATGCTCTTTCTTCATTGCTTCCTCCAATTTATACTATTGGTCCACTTCACTTACTTTCAAGGCAAATCAAGGACCAAAGTGAAGCAATAGCAACAAATTTTTGGGAAGAGAACCATGAGTGCATCACATGGCTTGATTCCAAGGAACCCAACTCAGTGATTTACGTAAATTTTGGTAGCATAACTATAATGACACTCAACCAAATCACTGAGTTTGCATGGGGACTTGCAAATAGTAAAAACCCCTTTTTATGGATCATAAGGCCTGATCTTGTCAAGAGCGATTCACCCATTTTATCTCttgattttcttgaaaaaacaaagggaATTGGGATGATAGCCAGCTGGTGTGCTCAAGAGGAGGTTCTAAATCACCCATCAATAAAAGGGTTTTTAACTCACAATGGATGGAATTCAACCCTTGAAAGCATATGTGGTGGAGTGCCAATGATATCATGGCCATACTTAGGCGATCAACCAACAACTTGTCTATATTGTTGTGAAAAATGGGGCATTGCATTGGAAATAGATAATGATGTGAAGAGAGATGGAGTTGAGAATTGTATCAAAGAGCTaatggaaggaaagaaaggcGAAGACATGAAAGCCAAAGTCATGGAGTTGAAAAGCAAAGCTGAGGAATCATATAGACATGGAGGCTCTTCTTACCTTAACTTGGACAAGCTAATAACCGAcgttttattattgaaatgcTACCGTGAAGTGAAGTAG
- the LOC111793506 gene encoding cinnamoyl-CoA reductase-like SNL6: MAPSSPNNIVCVMDASTPLGIALVDRLLRLKFTVHAAIHSNISEFMFNGYDNKSLKIFHSDPFDYHSIVDALRGCCGLFYTFDPLRHQPTFDDDEMMVMGEMEVRAAHNVLEACAQTDTIDKVVFTSSVAAVIWGQDRNSTSVSHLDERFWSDVHFCCKFKLWHGLSKTLAEKTAWALARDRGVNMVSVNAGLLVGPDLTIDNPYLKGAAEMYESGLFVTVDLNYLVEAHICVFQDLSSYGRYICFNHVINTNDDAADLARKLTSLPPGEEQQFAREIPQRISNKKLNKLLMNFKGEEQID, encoded by the exons ATGGCTCCTTCATCACCCAACAATATCGTGTGTGTTATGGATGCTTCGACCCCTCTCGGCATCGCCCTCGTCGACCGTCTCCTCCGTCTCAAGTTCACCGTCCACGCTGCTATCCACTCGAATATCAGCGAGTTCATGTTCAACGGATATGACAATAAGAGCCTCAAGATCTTCCACTCTGACCCGTTTGATTACCATAGCATAGTCGATGCGTTGAGAGGGTGTTGTGGATTGTTTTACACGTTTGATCCTCTTCGACACCAACCCACCTTTGATGACGAT GAAATGATGGTGATGGGAGAGATGGAGGTGAGGGCCGCACATAATGTGTTGGAGGCTTGTGCTCAAACTGACACTATTGATAAGGTTGTCTTTACATCTTCTGTCGCCGCTGTTATTTGGGGGCAGGATCGTAATTCCACATCTGTTTCTCATTTAGATGAGAGATTCTGGAGCGATGTCCACTTTTGCTGCAAATTTAAG CTGTGGCATGGGCTGTCAAAGACGCTAGCGGAGAAGACGGCATGGGCATTAGCTAGGGACAGAGGAGTCAACATGGTATCGGTCAACGCAGGGCTGTTGGTGGGCCCCGATTTGACCATTGATAATCCGTATTTAAAAGGAGCGGCGGAGATGTATGAAAGTGGATTATTTGTGACCGTTGATTTGAACTACTTGGTGGAGGCCCACATTTGTGTGTTCCAAGATCTCTCATCGTACGGTCGGTACATCTGTTTCAACCACGTCATCAACACCAATGATGATGCAGCTGATCTCGCCCGCAAATTGACGTCTTTGCCCCCAGG AGAAGAGCAGCAATTTGCGAGGGAGATTCCACAGAGAATAAGCAACAAGAAGCTGAACAAATTGTTGATGAATTTTAAGGGAGAAGAGCAAATAGATTGA